The segment CATTAAATACTAGAATAACATTTGGCTATTTGGTATCAGTTGttacattaaattttgttgttgtatcaGAAATATGGTGGGAATTTTTTGGTATGGCAACAtcatatacaataaatttaatagctgttgctgttgtatcTGTTGGTTGTACAATTCAACAATCAAGTTTTTATGGTTACACATCAATGCTACCAAGTCGTTATACACAAGCTGTTATGGCTGGTGAAAGTGCTGCTGGTTTTTGGGTATCAATTAGTAgaatattaacaaaatcatTAGTTGCTGATGAACGTGGTAATACATCAATGTTTTTtgcattatcaataatatcaatatgttTATGTTCAGTTCTACATCGTATTGTTAGAAAAACTGAATTTGTACAATTTTACATAACAAtgtgtcaagaaaaaaataaaataacacttGAACCAACTGAAGATGTTGGATTAATGGATCCACTTGATCAAACATCAAATATTGATggacaaaataataaaggaCAATatggaatattaaaattacaaacaagTCCATTACAAGATTCATCATCgtcaacagcagcagcagcaacaacaacaacaaatgattCAGCATTTTCATTTAGTAATCCAGTTTATGAACCAAATGGTCCATCAATTTGTGTTGATActactgctgctgctgctgctgctggaCCAACTTATAAAGTTGAAGATGTTGTTATAATACGTGGTTCATATGGTAGTCAGGGTAATGTAAATAAACCATGGTCaggaataaaaaaaggtttaaTGGCACGTGCTGAAGttgctaaattaatatttccatATATGGCAAGTATTGGTGTTGCATATTTTGTAACACTTTGTCTTTATCCAGGTATTGTTTCAGAAATAAtatcatgtaaatttaaatcatgGATGCCAGTTATACTTATGGCAACATTTAATGGTGCTGATTTACTTGGTAAAATATTAGCATCAATACCATATGAATGGACAAGAGGacaacttgtttatttttcaatagcaAGAATAATATTGATACCATTATTTTTACTGTGTGCAATACCGAGACGTGCACCAGTATTATCTGGTGAAAGTTATCCATTATTGTTATCATGGTTGCTTGGTTTAACAAATGGAATTGTTGGTAGTGTACCAATGATTCAAGCACCAAGTAAAGTACCAGAACAACACAGAGAACTTGCTGGTAATATTATGACACTTTCATATACAACTGGACTTACTATTGGATCATTGTTGGCTTATATTCTTGATGATAGTTTAACTGATAATCTTGGTAGACCCATTACCATTAGACAAGTTTGTCCAAGAATACCaagaacatttaaaaatatatttacaaatataacaacaacaacaattaaaacatcaacaacaacaacgactcCACGTAGTTTAACTACGCTATTTGCTAATGCAACtctttcaacttttaaaaGCATCAACAAAATTCCAATActcaaaacaacaacaacaacaacagcaacaactgCTATGACAACAATTGCATTGACAACAACAGCTGTTATTTCAAATACAACTGTTGCTGGAATTTTTGATGCTGCTAGTAATTCaagcaccaccaccaccatgaTGACTGATGTTGTTGCCAACATCACTTCAAGCATTAGCAATTCAATTCTTcctcattaatttatttataccaattaaattttatatatatatatataaattatttgtcaatgtaaaaaaattgttattaacactGTTGGGATTTGTGAGGtaaatcaaattgttttttttttttttttccctggATTTGATCAACCTCTTTGATAGAGAGAGAGAAACAGTTAACAGAGagagttgtatttttttaaaacaaacaaaactgaattaaaaatgagattaatataatatatatgtacatgcaCAGAAATTGAACagttgatttgaaaaaaaaaaatacagaagccctatatgtatattaaaataaaaataatttgtcaatttaaataaatttatgagcGCAAgacaaataattacaatttaagtaaataaattatttcgttaCAACATATCTtcgtaaattatatatataggtatatattgttttttgtttttagtatttaatgaACAATAAGCCCTACTTgtgaaaacattaaaattattatattatgccaataataacaacaggcattattaaattattcaagtcgatatgtacaaataaaataaatctactttgacttattaaattattttttttgtttgtttgttgattattgttatgttattatggaatttatttatcacagTCGGAGCTTTTTAAGTGAGAATATTTAAGCTATTTGAGGTACTTGGCTGCCCAGTCTGTTCTTCCATGAACTCCACCACTTGGTCTTGAACTCACGACATTTCCAAAAAGACTTGATGATTGAAGAATTCCCTTGCTGCTTGGTTCTAAAAttgatttcaaaaattattaataatatatatttattttgtattgtaatataatttatttactttgtgttgaaaataaatttgaatatggCATTCTGCCATTTGTCTCATATCTATttctcaataaatattgttgtctTGTTTGGCTATCAATACCATCACGATTATTCCAAAattgttcatttaaattatcatttttttccaatgatGGTGGTGCAACAATACCATTTAGCAATAATCTTGTTCTTCCAACTTCAACATCACCATttctaaataaacaaatgacaaaaaaacaaaggaaaaaatcaagaaaccaaacgaaaaaaaaacaacaaaaaaacaacaacaatgacaaCAATAAATAGTGTTAATAGTctataatgatgatattatttaataaatacaatattaaacatcagataataaattatcatacaGATGTTGAACAagcataattttaaatttttttgatgaatcaataataatactataaATACTATCAAGGAagacataaatattataatgatcATAAATACTTTGAAtggtattattgatattatcaattttatcaataataatatttaaaaaattaaatgtttcaaTGGTAAATGATAAAGTCATGTCATCGTCATCGTCATCGTTATTTAAggaataataatagtgatcATCACCACAAGtgcatttaaaataacaaatgagatattgaataaattcatattGTCCCATTGTCAAACAACCAATAATAtatgttgtaaaaataaatatataaacacataTTATAAACACAATTTGACGTCTTAATTTTCGGTaccttgatgataaatttgtattttgtcCAGCAACATAACGtgcaacatttaaataatgttgttttgctgataattttctatgattattgttattgtttttattatgattactTGATTGACTCAAATTACGAGTTGGTGGTGTTTCATTCCATCCTGGTGTTATCCAAttaccatttaaattttttgttgtttgatttttatttttattttgatctaATCCAAATATTTCATTCCAACTGACACGATTTTCTTTACAAATATTATCTTGTCCAGTTTTTGTCAgtgttttatttctattaaaaaaaaaacatatttatctttttatacaaatatttattttacttaacagatagtttatttgattatttttttatatttttatttttttacccagaagaatttaattcatcatcataatcattatcatcattaccaACATCTTGATCCCagctttgttttttattattatttaataatggtaATACTGGTTGTACTTGAATTTGAACTGGTGCTATTTTATCAGTTGATCTGTTGATtagcaataaaattaatttacatgaaatataaatattaatttgaactATACCTTGATACAACAATTGTTCTATTAAAGGTgtcttgattaaaatttacatttgtaGTTGGAAAATTAACTTTGTTCATCAATAATTCACGTTGAGAATTACCAATTTTTCTACTACTACTCATAACACGATTTGCATtgtttacttgaaaatatggATACCTTATAATGAAAAGCATAAAAATTAGAtctttaacaatgaaaaaaaaaaataaaataaaataaaataaaaccttaATGATTGTTGTGCAGTTGGTCTTTTTAATGGATTCCATTCCAACATGTCTTCCATAAATACAATGGCTTCTTGACTAGCATTTggtatgatattttttaatggagTTTTTGGTAATActggaaatttaaaattcattgcaGCAGCAAGTTGATAACCATCTGGCCAATCATCTTTATCTGGTGTTCCAATGATAgcacatattttaaatatttcatcaatttctgATTTACCAGGAAATAATGGTCTAAATGTATATAGCTCAGCCATAATACAACCAACAGCCCATATGTCTATTGGACTATTGTATGTTGTTGAATGAAGCAACACTTCTGGTGCTCTGTACCATCTTGTTGATACATAATCAGTGTATGGTGGTCTTGATCTTATTTCACGTGCTAATCCAAAATCAGCAATTTTAACTAATTCTGGTCCCATGCATAGTAAATTTTCTGGTTTCATATCACGATGAAAAAAGCCATGTTTGTGCATAAATGATAAACCTTGAAGTACTTGAAATATCATATTTCTTACAACTGGCTCaggaaataatttatctcttgaaaattaaatttatcaaaattaaattaatgttaaattatttatatgtatattaaattaattacaaattaccTGTCTTTCATaagttgatataaattttctttcatatatTCAAAGACAAAATAAAGTACATCATTTTCTCTAATGACCTCTTTTAGTTTAACGACATTTGCAtggctcaatttttttaatgactaaaaatataataataataattataattattgtttattattaataaatttaaaagcttaaatattattactttaaCTTCACGAAGATTCATGGCTTCTTCCCaggaataatattttcttttcattcttTTGATGGCAACTTTTTCACCAGTGTCAACACGTTGACCAAGTACAACTGATCCAAATGTTCCATCACCCAATTGATTAAGTGTTATGTAtctattcattttcatttactttttaatttttcaatccaaattttgaaaaaaaaaaaaattcaattcttttGCTCGAGGTCAATGATTATTTCTTCGTCgagtttttcttttgaaagTTAATGAcagtaaacaattttttttcatgttactATATtggaaagaaaagaaaaaaaaaacaaataaaactttaagttattattattgttattaataattaattaattgaaatacaatatttttttctttttcttgaagctattaaattatcattattataatttgggTCATGGACTCATGGTAAATTTtctttacttgaaaataaaaaatcaacaactaccattatagctatatataagttataaaagtttttgaataattcaacTATAGCCTAGTTGTATTATAGACTAGAGAAAATAActgtgataaaaaaagaaataaaaacataaacttGTGACATTTTAGACACCTGcaaagtttttatatatttttgtactcaattaaattttatagctttttttttctattgatttttttgtctcaatattgatttgttttttcgtaaatttaataaaaatatattattcaaaattaagtGTAAAAGACTTGTGCACgcaatagaaaattgtttatcGATTTAACACGTTTCTTAGaaacacaaattatttttatttttcta is part of the Aphidius gifuensis isolate YNYX2018 linkage group LG1, ASM1490517v1, whole genome shotgun sequence genome and harbors:
- the LOC122860602 gene encoding equilibrative nucleoside transporter 4 gives rise to the protein MDENLSRGYVQLSKARGMNEFKFNNDFAHITPPVDRYNFIYFSLVLAGVGFLLPYNSFVIAVDYFQARYPGTTVIFDMSIVYITMAFVSVCANNILIETVSLNTRITFGYLVSVVTLNFVVVSEIWWEFFGMATSYTINLIAVAVVSVGCTIQQSSFYGYTSMLPSRYTQAVMAGESAAGFWVSISRILTKSLVADERGNTSMFFALSIISICLCSVLHRIVRKTEFVQFYITMCQEKNKITLEPTEDVGLMDPLDQTSNIDGQNNKGQYGILKLQTSPLQDSSSSTAAAATTTTNDSAFSFSNPVYEPNGPSICVDTTAAAAAAGPTYKVEDVVIIRGSYGSQGNVNKPWSGIKKGLMARAEVAKLIFPYMASIGVAYFVTLCLYPGIVSEIISCKFKSWMPVILMATFNGADLLGKILASIPYEWTRGQLVYFSIARIILIPLFLLCAIPRRAPVLSGESYPLLLSWLLGLTNGIVGSVPMIQAPSKVPEQHRELAGNIMTLSYTTGLTIGSLLAYILDDSLTDNLGRPITIRQVCPRIPRTFKNIFTNITTTTIKTSTTTTTPRSLTTLFANATLSTFKSINKIPILKTTTTTTATTAMTTIALTTTAVISNTTVAGIFDAASNSSTTTTMMTDVVANITSSISNSILPH
- the LOC122860603 gene encoding serine/threonine-protein kinase dyf-5-like isoform X2, which codes for MKMNRYITLNQLGDGTFGSVVLGQRVDTGEKVAIKRMKRKYYSWEEAMNLREVKSLKKLSHANVVKLKEVIRENDVLYFVFEYMKENLYQLMKDRDKLFPEPVVRNMIFQVLQGLSFMHKHGFFHRDMKPENLLCMGPELVKIADFGLAREIRSRPPYTDYVSTRWYRAPEVLLHSTTYNSPIDIWAVGCIMAELYTFRPLFPGKSEIDEIFKICAIIGTPDKDDWPDGYQLAAAMNFKFPVLPKTPLKNIIPNASQEAIVFMEDMLEWNPLKRPTAQQSLRYPYFQVNNANRVMSSSRKIGNSQRELLMNKVNFPTTNVNFNQDTFNRTIVVSRSTDKIAPVQIQVQPVLPLLNNNKKQSWDQDVGNDDNDYDDELNSSGNKTLTKTGQDNICKENRVSWNEIFGLDQNKNKNQTTKNLNGNWITPGWNETPPTRNLSQSSNHNKNNNNNHRKLSAKQHYLNVARYVAGQNTNLSSRNGDVEVGRTRLLLNGIVAPPSLEKNDNLNEQFWNNRDGIDSQTRQQYLLRNRYETNGRMPYSNLFSTQKPSSKGILQSSSLFGNVVSSRPSGGVHGRTDWAAKYLK
- the LOC122860603 gene encoding serine/threonine-protein kinase dyf-5-like isoform X1, whose product is MKMNRYITLNQLGDGTFGSVVLGQRVDTGEKVAIKRMKRKYYSWEEAMNLREVKSLKKLSHANVVKLKEVIRENDVLYFVFEYMKENLYQLMKDRDKLFPEPVVRNMIFQVLQGLSFMHKHGFFHRDMKPENLLCMGPELVKIADFGLAREIRSRPPYTDYVSTRWYRAPEVLLHSTTYNSPIDIWAVGCIMAELYTFRPLFPGKSEIDEIFKICAIIGTPDKDDWPDGYQLAAAMNFKFPVLPKTPLKNIIPNASQEAIVFMEDMLEWNPLKRPTAQQSLRYPYFQVNNANRVMSSSRKIGNSQRELLMNKVNFPTTNVNFNQDTFNRTIVVSRSTDKIAPVQIQVQPVLPLLNNNKKQSWDQDVGNDDNDYDDELNSSGNKTLTKTGQDNICKENRVSWNEIFGLDQNKNKNQTTKNLNGNWITPGWNETPPTRNLSQSSNHNKNNNNNHRKLSAKQHYLNVARYVAGQNTNLSSRYRKLRRQIVFIICVYIFIFTTYIIGCLTMGQYEFIQYLICYFKCTCGDDHYYYSLNNDDDDDDMTLSFTIETFNFLNIIIDKIDNINNTIQSIYDHYNIYVFLDSIYSIIIDSSKKFKIMLVQHLYDNLLSDV